In Pseudomonas sp. MTM4, one genomic interval encodes:
- the fis gene encoding DNA-binding transcriptional regulator Fis, whose translation MTLLNETLVTGTTSVSDNVNLKQHLNTPSEAGQTLRGSVEKALHNYFAHLEGADVTDVYNLVLSEVEAPLLETVMNYVKGNQTKASELLGLNRGTLRKKLKQYDLL comes from the coding sequence ATGACGCTGTTGAACGAAACACTGGTAACTGGAACAACATCCGTGAGCGACAACGTGAACCTCAAGCAACACCTCAACACGCCAAGCGAAGCAGGCCAGACCCTGCGTGGCAGTGTCGAGAAGGCGTTGCACAATTACTTTGCCCATCTGGAAGGAGCGGACGTCACGGACGTTTACAACCTGGTCCTTTCCGAAGTGGAAGCACCACTGCTCGAAACCGTAATGAATTACGTCAAGGGCAACCAGACCAAGGCCTCCGAACTGCTGGGCCTGAATCGCGGCACTCTGCGCAAGAAACTCAAGCAGTACGATCTGCTGTAA
- a CDS encoding iron ABC transporter permease, whose translation MIAFWLSLALGPVSLSLGETLQAMLRLLGLSFGAEGTAQAELILGQIRLPRALLGMAAGAVLALAGVAMQGLFRNPLADPGLIGVSSGAALGAAMTIVGGELIGGISPLLEPYLLSLSAFVGGLGVTALVYRLGRREGRTDVATMLLAGIALTALAGAMIGLFTYLADDSTLRTLTFWNLGSLNGASYARLWPLLLVTVTVTCWLPRRARALNALLLGESEARHLGFDVERLKRELVFCTALGVGAAVAAAGMIGFVGLVVPHLVRLLVGPDHRLLLPASALAGGSLLLLADLLARLILVPAELPIGIVTALLGAPFFLYLLLRGRR comes from the coding sequence CTGATTGCCTTCTGGCTATCGCTGGCATTGGGGCCGGTCAGCCTGTCGCTCGGTGAAACTCTGCAGGCCATGCTGCGTCTGCTGGGTCTCTCGTTTGGCGCCGAGGGTACAGCGCAGGCCGAACTTATCCTGGGGCAGATACGTTTGCCGCGGGCCTTGCTCGGGATGGCTGCAGGCGCTGTATTGGCGCTCGCCGGCGTCGCCATGCAGGGTTTGTTTCGCAATCCACTGGCAGATCCCGGACTGATCGGCGTCTCGAGTGGTGCCGCATTGGGCGCGGCAATGACTATCGTTGGGGGCGAACTGATCGGCGGCATTTCACCGCTACTGGAACCCTATCTGCTGTCGCTTAGTGCATTTGTTGGTGGCCTCGGGGTTACCGCGCTGGTCTATCGCCTGGGGCGTCGCGAGGGACGCACCGATGTCGCCACGATGCTGCTCGCGGGCATCGCGCTGACTGCGCTGGCGGGCGCCATGATCGGGCTGTTCACCTACCTTGCCGATGACAGCACGCTGCGCACGCTGACGTTCTGGAATCTTGGCAGTCTCAACGGTGCAAGTTACGCGCGGCTCTGGCCGTTACTGCTGGTCACGGTGACGGTGACGTGTTGGCTGCCACGCCGCGCCCGAGCGCTGAATGCGCTGCTGCTGGGCGAATCCGAAGCGCGTCATCTGGGTTTCGACGTCGAGCGGCTCAAGCGCGAGCTGGTCTTTTGTACTGCACTGGGCGTGGGGGCGGCAGTGGCTGCAGCTGGCATGATCGGGTTCGTTGGGTTGGTGGTGCCCCATTTGGTACGTCTGTTGGTCGGACCCGACCACCGATTGCTGCTACCGGCCTCGGCGCTGGCTGGCGGCAGTTTGCTGCTGCTGGCCGATCTGCTGGCGCGGCTCATACTGGTGCCTGCGGAGTTGCCGATCGGCATCGTCACCGCGCTACTGGGCGCGCCTTTCTTCCTTTATCTGTTGCTACGAGGGCGTCGCTGA
- a CDS encoding protein-disulfide reductase DsbD, producing MRRLLCLLILLFTLPATAGLFDGRPSATLGGLDNSADFLPVREAFRLSLVDATPERIKLRFIGAEGYYLYRHRFQFKASDAGVILGDAQLPPGEQKTDEYFGEVEVYYGILDVELPVRNPDNRPFTLQVGYQGCADKGLCYPPETESFEIAAGGTPAPAAPSATHDTGGDALSWRSVALFFLAGLGLTFTPCVLPMLPILSGVVLRGQPGGMRSFLLSLAYVLPMAGGFALLGALMGVFGAELNLQARLQSPWVLVPFALFFVAFALAMFGLYELRLPHALSSRLDRLAGNAKGGSFTGAALLGGVSSLLVSPCVSAPLAGALLYISASGDALGGGLKLFALGLGMGAPLVLFATSGGALLPKSGPWMISVRNTFGVLLLAVAVWMLERVLPGPLALALWGLLAAGTALFLGTLELAPKTPQQKLAQLLGLVLLVYALAAWIGALQGGSDPLRPLPRTTLAAGSGPTQAENWHTLSTPAELDAQLAAARTAGEPLMLDWYADWCISCKVIEREVFADPLIAPRLADYRLIRFDITESNAQQRALLDRYKLFGPPAVLFFDRSGQEISDARVVGEIDVAQFAERLNRAEALR from the coding sequence ATGCGCCGTTTGCTGTGTCTGCTGATCCTGCTATTCACCCTTCCTGCCACTGCGGGCCTGTTCGATGGTCGCCCCAGTGCCACCCTGGGCGGTCTGGACAACAGCGCCGACTTTCTACCGGTGCGTGAAGCCTTCCGCCTGAGCCTGGTGGACGCAACGCCCGAGCGGATCAAACTGCGCTTCATCGGCGCCGAGGGCTACTACCTCTACCGGCATCGTTTTCAGTTCAAGGCGAGCGACGCCGGTGTGATTCTCGGCGACGCTCAGCTTCCGCCAGGCGAGCAGAAGACCGACGAGTATTTCGGTGAGGTCGAAGTCTATTACGGCATACTTGACGTCGAACTGCCGGTGCGGAACCCCGACAACAGACCCTTCACGCTGCAGGTCGGCTACCAGGGCTGCGCCGACAAGGGGCTGTGCTATCCACCGGAAACCGAGTCGTTCGAGATCGCCGCAGGTGGCACTCCGGCCCCGGCTGCACCCAGCGCCACCCACGATACCGGCGGCGATGCCCTGTCCTGGCGCTCGGTGGCGCTGTTCTTTCTCGCCGGCCTGGGCCTGACCTTCACGCCTTGCGTGCTGCCGATGCTGCCGATCCTTTCCGGCGTGGTGCTGCGCGGACAACCCGGCGGCATGCGCAGCTTCCTACTGTCGCTCGCCTACGTATTGCCGATGGCCGGCGGATTTGCCCTGCTGGGCGCACTGATGGGCGTGTTCGGCGCCGAACTGAATTTGCAGGCGCGTCTGCAATCACCCTGGGTCCTGGTGCCCTTCGCGCTGTTCTTCGTGGCCTTCGCGCTGGCGATGTTCGGTCTGTACGAACTGCGCCTGCCACACGCACTGAGCAGTCGTCTCGATCGTCTGGCCGGTAACGCCAAGGGCGGCTCATTCACGGGCGCCGCCCTGCTAGGCGGCGTCTCCAGTTTGCTGGTCTCTCCGTGCGTCTCGGCGCCGTTGGCCGGCGCCCTGCTGTATATCAGCGCCAGCGGCGATGCCCTGGGCGGCGGCTTGAAACTGTTCGCGCTGGGCCTGGGCATGGGCGCCCCGCTGGTACTGTTCGCCACCAGTGGCGGTGCGCTGCTGCCCAAGAGCGGCCCCTGGATGATCAGCGTACGCAACACCTTCGGCGTTCTGCTGCTCGCCGTGGCGGTCTGGATGCTCGAACGCGTGCTGCCGGGTCCGTTGGCGTTGGCGTTGTGGGGGTTGCTGGCCGCCGGTACGGCGTTGTTTCTGGGCACCCTTGAACTCGCTCCCAAGACACCACAACAGAAGCTCGCGCAGCTGCTTGGCCTGGTTTTGCTGGTCTATGCCCTGGCCGCGTGGATCGGCGCATTACAAGGCGGCTCCGATCCGTTGCGGCCGCTGCCACGTACCACGCTCGCCGCAGGCAGCGGGCCCACGCAAGCCGAAAACTGGCACACCCTGTCGACACCAGCGGAACTCGACGCACAACTCGCAGCCGCTCGCACTGCGGGAGAGCCGTTGATGCTCGACTGGTATGCCGACTGGTGCATCAGCTGCAAGGTGATCGAACGCGAAGTATTTGCCGACCCGCTGATCGCACCTCGCCTGGCCGACTACCGCCTGATCCGCTTCGACATCACCGAAAGCAATGCGCAGCAGCGCGCACTTCTCGATCGCTACAAACTGTTCGGCCCACCGGCCGTCCTGTTCTTCGATCGCAGCGGCCAGGAAATCTCCGATGCCCGTGTCGTCGGCGAAATCGACGTAGCTCAATTCGCTGAACGGTTGAACCGCGCGGAAGCATTGCGCTAG
- the accB gene encoding acetyl-CoA carboxylase biotin carboxyl carrier protein, with product MDIRKVKKLIELLEESGIDELEIHEGEESVRISRHSKQVAMQQPIYAQAPAAPAAAPVAAAPVADAAPAAPKLNGTVVRSPMVGTFYRASSPESKPFADVGQSVKKGDILCIVEAMKMMNHIEAETSGTIESILVENGQPVEYDQPLFTIV from the coding sequence ATGGATATTCGCAAAGTCAAGAAACTGATCGAACTGCTGGAAGAGTCCGGGATCGACGAACTGGAGATCCACGAGGGCGAAGAGTCGGTGCGCATCAGCCGCCACAGCAAACAAGTGGCCATGCAACAGCCGATCTACGCACAGGCCCCCGCCGCACCAGCAGCGGCACCTGTGGCTGCCGCCCCGGTCGCTGATGCCGCTCCAGCTGCTCCGAAGCTGAACGGCACCGTGGTCCGCTCGCCGATGGTCGGCACCTTCTACCGCGCCTCCTCGCCGGAATCCAAGCCGTTCGCCGATGTTGGCCAGAGCGTCAAGAAGGGCGACATCCTCTGCATCGTCGAAGCCATGAAGATGATGAACCATATCGAGGCCGAAACCAGCGGCACCATCGAATCCATCCTGGTGGAGAATGGTCAGCCGGTCGAATACGACCAGCCGCTGTTCACCATCGTTTGA
- the prmA gene encoding 50S ribosomal protein L11 methyltransferase: protein MPWLQLRLAIAPEQAQSYEDALLGVGAVSVTFMDAEDQPIFEPDLGTTPLWSHTHLLALFEADVDESNLLAHLQLLTGGELPDYQLERIEDQDWERSWMDNFQPMRFGRRLWIVPSWHAAPEPDAVNLLLDPGLAFGTGTHPTTALCLEWLDSQELTGLQVLDFGCGSGILAIAALLLGADKAVGTDIDIQAIEASRDNAGRNGIDPARFPLYLPEQLPEGQFDVVVANILAGPLVELAPRIIERAKLGGRLALSGILVEQAEEVRAAYAGHFDLDPTAEKDGWVRITGIRRS from the coding sequence ATGCCCTGGCTACAACTTCGCCTCGCCATCGCCCCGGAACAGGCGCAATCCTACGAAGACGCCCTGCTCGGCGTCGGCGCGGTATCGGTGACCTTCATGGATGCCGAGGACCAACCCATTTTCGAGCCGGACCTGGGCACCACGCCGTTGTGGTCGCATACCCACCTGCTGGCCCTGTTCGAAGCCGATGTGGATGAAAGCAACCTGCTCGCGCACCTGCAGTTGCTGACCGGCGGTGAACTGCCCGATTACCAGTTGGAGCGCATCGAGGACCAGGACTGGGAGCGCAGCTGGATGGACAACTTCCAGCCCATGCGCTTCGGCCGTCGTTTGTGGATCGTGCCCAGCTGGCACGCCGCGCCCGAGCCAGATGCGGTGAACCTGTTGCTCGATCCCGGCCTCGCCTTCGGCACTGGAACCCACCCCACCACCGCGCTATGCCTGGAATGGCTGGATTCTCAAGAGCTGACCGGCCTGCAGGTGCTGGATTTCGGTTGCGGCTCGGGCATTCTTGCCATTGCCGCGCTGTTGCTGGGTGCTGACAAGGCGGTTGGTACCGATATCGATATTCAGGCCATCGAGGCGTCCCGTGATAATGCCGGACGCAACGGCATCGACCCTGCACGCTTCCCGCTGTATCTGCCCGAGCAGTTGCCGGAAGGCCAGTTCGACGTCGTGGTCGCCAATATCCTGGCGGGGCCGCTGGTGGAACTGGCACCACGGATCATCGAGCGCGCCAAACTCGGCGGTCGCCTGGCTTTGTCTGGAATTCTGGTCGAACAAGCCGAAGAGGTTCGCGCCGCCTACGCGGGCCACTTCGACCTGGACCCCACCGCTGAAAAAGACGGCTGGGTGCGGATTACGGGAATTCGACGCTCTTGA
- a CDS encoding Rieske (2Fe-2S) protein yields the protein MIRLCAASDIAEGQSKGLEVQGQRLLVIRKDDIVHVYENRCPHRGIPLEWVPDQFLDTSGSLIQCATHGALFLIESGECVAGPCAGQALRALPSTERDGIIWLQNAR from the coding sequence ATGATTCGATTATGCGCCGCGAGCGATATCGCCGAAGGCCAGAGCAAGGGCTTGGAAGTACAGGGGCAGCGCCTGCTCGTCATACGCAAGGACGACATCGTGCATGTCTACGAGAACCGCTGTCCGCATCGAGGGATACCCTTGGAATGGGTTCCGGACCAGTTTCTCGACACTAGCGGCAGCCTGATCCAATGCGCCACTCATGGCGCGCTGTTCCTCATCGAGAGCGGCGAGTGCGTAGCCGGCCCCTGTGCCGGTCAAGCCCTTCGAGCACTGCCGAGCACCGAGCGCGACGGCATCATCTGGTTGCAAAACGCGCGGTAG
- a CDS encoding DUF3426 domain-containing protein — protein sequence MTSFVTQCPHCRTSFRVSRAQLAAAQGVVRCGACMELFNAARYLQGDDIASDVVADPTVASQPSRSEPAPTHATSPAHPTTDETLWIHDDLDLDSLDLDEELAKLERQELELSRDFLELEPRPDERLRTPTDELSSADDEAWAEQLLSAETDTPTNHNRTQAEPALTTEPLSQTTDLRFTPVSAEHPAPPSPLTNRPVPLNENPDSRERVEPVFNRLIEPEVATEPGDAEQAPERTTRRNREDPLFELDDEPLQLGWEAHRRPWGRWLGWGLLNLIALLALAGQYVAYNFDEVSRQDQYRPWLARICPALGCELPPRVDISQIKSSNLVVRSHPDFAGALVVDAIIYNRASFAQPFPLLEIRFADINGQTLAQRTFKPGEYLSGELAGRREMPSQIPIHIALDILDPGAKAVNYSLSFRSPD from the coding sequence ATGACCAGCTTCGTCACTCAGTGTCCTCATTGCCGTACAAGCTTTCGTGTCAGCCGCGCTCAACTCGCAGCTGCCCAAGGCGTGGTGCGTTGCGGCGCCTGCATGGAACTGTTCAATGCAGCCCGCTACCTGCAAGGGGACGATATCGCGAGCGACGTTGTCGCTGATCCGACGGTAGCCAGCCAGCCCTCCCGCAGCGAACCGGCACCGACTCACGCGACGTCACCCGCGCATCCCACCACTGACGAAACGCTCTGGATCCACGATGACCTTGATCTGGACAGCCTCGACCTGGACGAAGAACTGGCGAAGCTCGAACGCCAGGAATTGGAGTTGTCGCGAGATTTTCTGGAGCTGGAGCCACGGCCTGACGAACGCCTGCGCACCCCAACGGATGAACTCTCGTCGGCCGATGACGAGGCCTGGGCCGAGCAGCTGCTGAGCGCGGAAACCGACACACCGACAAACCACAACCGAACGCAAGCGGAGCCAGCGCTCACGACAGAGCCATTGTCCCAGACGACCGATCTTCGCTTTACACCGGTAAGCGCCGAACATCCCGCGCCGCCAAGTCCACTGACAAACCGGCCCGTTCCGCTGAACGAGAACCCCGATTCACGGGAGCGCGTCGAGCCCGTCTTCAACAGACTGATCGAGCCGGAAGTCGCGACCGAACCGGGCGACGCGGAGCAGGCTCCGGAGCGAACGACCCGCAGGAACCGTGAGGACCCGCTGTTCGAACTCGACGACGAGCCACTGCAACTCGGCTGGGAGGCGCACCGCCGCCCCTGGGGACGCTGGCTGGGCTGGGGCCTGCTGAACCTGATCGCCCTGCTTGCGCTCGCTGGCCAATATGTTGCGTACAACTTTGATGAAGTGTCGCGACAGGACCAATATCGCCCATGGCTGGCGCGAATCTGTCCCGCTCTGGGCTGCGAGCTGCCACCCAGGGTCGATATCAGCCAGATCAAGAGCAGCAATCTGGTGGTGCGCAGCCACCCCGACTTCGCCGGAGCGCTAGTGGTCGATGCGATCATCTACAACCGCGCGTCGTTCGCCCAACCGTTTCCGCTGCTGGAAATCCGCTTCGCCGACATCAACGGGCAGACACTGGCGCAGCGCACGTTCAAACCTGGCGAGTACCTGTCGGGGGAGCTTGCCGGTCGGCGGGAAATGCCATCGCAGATTCCCATTCATATCGCCCTGGACATCCTCGACCCAGGCGCAAAGGCAGTTAACTACAGCCTGAGCTTCCGCTCGCCGGATTAG
- the accC gene encoding acetyl-CoA carboxylase biotin carboxylase subunit, translating into MLEKVLIANRGEIALRILRACKELGIKTVAVHSTADRELMHLALADESVCIGPPLATNSYLHIPSIIAAAEVTGATAIHPGYGFLAENADFAEQVEKSGFAFVGPKAETIRLMGDKVSAKDAMIKSGVPVVPGSDGPLPEDEKEALRIAREVGYPVIIKAAGGGGGRGMRVVHKEEDLIKSAKLTRTEAGAAFGNPMVYLEKFLGNPRHVEVQVLSDGQGNAIHLGDRDCSLQRRHQKVLEEAPAPYIDEKARAEVLKRCTDACVEIGYRGAGTFEFLYEDGRFYFIEMNTRVQVEHPVTEMVTGVDIVKEMLSIAAGNKLSIKQEDVVIRGHSLECRINAEDPEKFLPSPGKVKHFHAPGGNGVRVDSHLYSGYSVPPNYDSLIGKLITYGATREEAMVRMRNALDEIVVDGIKTNIPLHRDLVRDEGFCKGGVNIHYLEKKLGMDKH; encoded by the coding sequence ATGTTGGAAAAAGTATTGATCGCAAACCGCGGTGAAATCGCCCTGCGGATCTTGCGAGCCTGCAAGGAGCTGGGTATCAAGACCGTCGCGGTGCATTCCACTGCCGACCGCGAACTGATGCACCTGGCCCTGGCGGATGAGTCCGTTTGCATCGGCCCGCCCCTTGCCACCAATTCATATCTGCACATCCCGTCGATCATCGCCGCGGCAGAGGTGACCGGCGCTACCGCCATTCACCCCGGTTACGGTTTTCTCGCCGAGAACGCCGACTTCGCCGAACAGGTAGAGAAATCCGGTTTTGCCTTTGTCGGCCCGAAAGCGGAAACCATCCGCCTGATGGGCGACAAGGTGTCCGCCAAGGACGCCATGATCAAATCCGGCGTACCCGTGGTTCCCGGCTCCGACGGCCCGCTGCCGGAAGACGAGAAGGAAGCCCTGCGCATCGCCCGTGAAGTGGGCTATCCGGTGATCATCAAGGCCGCAGGCGGCGGCGGTGGTCGCGGCATGCGCGTGGTGCACAAGGAAGAAGACCTGATCAAGTCAGCCAAGCTGACCCGCACCGAAGCCGGTGCTGCCTTCGGCAACCCGATGGTCTATCTGGAAAAATTCCTCGGCAACCCGCGCCACGTGGAAGTCCAAGTGCTTTCCGATGGTCAGGGCAACGCCATTCACCTGGGCGATCGCGACTGCTCCCTGCAGCGTCGCCATCAGAAGGTCCTGGAAGAAGCGCCAGCCCCTTACATCGATGAAAAGGCCCGGGCAGAAGTACTCAAGCGCTGCACCGACGCCTGCGTCGAGATTGGCTATCGTGGCGCCGGCACTTTCGAATTCCTGTACGAAGACGGGCGCTTCTACTTCATCGAGATGAACACCCGCGTGCAGGTCGAGCATCCGGTCACCGAGATGGTCACTGGTGTGGACATCGTCAAGGAGATGCTCAGCATCGCCGCTGGTAACAAGCTGTCGATCAAGCAGGAAGACGTAGTCATCCGCGGCCATTCGCTGGAGTGCCGGATCAACGCCGAAGACCCGGAGAAATTCCTCCCGAGCCCTGGCAAAGTCAAGCATTTCCACGCACCGGGCGGCAACGGCGTACGCGTCGATTCGCACCTGTACAGTGGTTATTCGGTTCCGCCGAACTACGATTCGCTGATTGGCAAGCTGATCACCTACGGCGCCACGCGCGAAGAAGCCATGGTGCGCATGCGCAATGCCCTGGACGAAATCGTCGTCGATGGCATCAAGACCAACATCCCGCTGCACCGGGATCTGGTTCGCGATGAAGGCTTCTGCAAGGGCGGCGTGAATATCCATTACCTGGAAAAGAAACTGGGTATGGATAAGCACTAA
- the aroQ gene encoding type II 3-dehydroquinate dehydratase: MATFLVLHGPNLNLLGTREPGVYGSMTLAQINQDLEQRARDAGHHLLHLQSNAEYELIERIHAARDEGVDFILVNPAAFTHTSVALRDALLAVSIPFIEVHLSNVHKREPFRHHSYFSDVAVGVICGLGASGYRLALEAALEQLAAS, encoded by the coding sequence ATGGCGACGTTTCTGGTCCTTCACGGCCCGAATCTGAATTTGCTCGGCACCCGCGAACCGGGCGTCTACGGCTCGATGACGCTGGCGCAGATCAATCAAGATCTAGAGCAGCGCGCGCGTGATGCCGGCCACCATCTGCTGCACCTGCAATCCAATGCCGAATACGAATTGATCGAGCGCATTCACGCCGCTCGCGATGAGGGTGTCGATTTCATCCTCGTTAATCCTGCCGCCTTCACACATACAAGTGTCGCGTTACGTGACGCGTTGCTGGCAGTGAGCATCCCATTCATCGAAGTGCACCTCTCAAACGTGCACAAACGTGAACCTTTCCGCCATCACTCCTACTTTTCGGATGTCGCGGTAGGTGTGATCTGCGGCCTTGGCGCCAGCGGCTATCGGCTGGCATTGGAGGCCGCCCTGGAACAACTCGCTGCTTCCTGA
- the dusB gene encoding tRNA dihydrouridine synthase DusB has product MSAVRIGPYILPNRLILAPMAGVTDQPFRQLCRRLGAGLVVSEMVTSDVRLWNSRKSRLRLLHEGDPEPRSVQIAGGDPQMLAEAAARNVELGAQIIDINMGCPAKKVCNKAAGSALMKDERLVSEILEAVVGAVDVPVTLKIRTGWDRQNKNGLTVAKIAEQSGIAALAVHGRTRADLYTGDAEYDTIAAIKQAVSIPVFANGDIDTPLKAREVLSATGADALLIGRAAQGRPWIFREINHYLATGELLAPPGLIEIEDILLEHLSALHAFYGDVMGVRIARKHVGWYLATLPGAREYRARFNGLEDRDAQCASVRAFFAERRTGPDSGEGKGVAA; this is encoded by the coding sequence ATGTCAGCGGTACGCATCGGCCCCTATATCCTTCCGAATCGATTGATCCTCGCACCCATGGCCGGTGTGACCGATCAGCCGTTCCGCCAGCTTTGTCGGCGCCTCGGCGCGGGTCTGGTGGTGTCGGAAATGGTGACCAGTGACGTACGCCTGTGGAACAGCCGCAAATCGCGACTGCGCCTGCTGCATGAAGGTGATCCGGAGCCGCGTTCGGTGCAGATCGCGGGTGGCGATCCGCAGATGCTGGCCGAAGCCGCCGCTCGCAATGTCGAGCTGGGCGCGCAGATCATCGACATCAACATGGGCTGCCCGGCGAAGAAGGTCTGTAACAAGGCCGCCGGATCGGCGTTGATGAAAGATGAAAGGCTCGTCTCGGAAATTCTGGAAGCCGTCGTCGGTGCGGTTGATGTTCCGGTGACCTTGAAGATCCGCACCGGTTGGGACAGGCAGAACAAAAACGGACTGACGGTGGCGAAGATCGCCGAACAATCCGGAATCGCAGCCCTGGCCGTACATGGCCGTACCCGTGCCGACCTTTATACGGGCGACGCCGAGTACGACACCATCGCGGCGATCAAGCAGGCGGTGTCGATACCGGTATTTGCCAATGGGGATATCGATACGCCGCTAAAGGCGCGTGAGGTGTTGAGCGCAACAGGTGCCGATGCACTGTTGATTGGTCGAGCGGCACAGGGCAGACCCTGGATCTTTCGCGAGATCAATCACTACCTGGCGACCGGCGAGCTGCTGGCTCCGCCGGGTCTGATCGAAATCGAAGACATTCTGCTGGAACACCTGAGCGCGCTACACGCCTTCTATGGCGATGTCATGGGTGTGCGCATCGCGCGCAAGCATGTCGGCTGGTATCTCGCAACACTACCCGGCGCGCGTGAATATCGCGCCCGGTTCAATGGTTTGGAAGACAGGGACGCGCAATGCGCCAGTGTTCGAGCATTCTTTGCCGAACGCCGAACAGGCCCTGACTCGGGGGAAGGGAAAGGGGTGGCTGCATGA